A DNA window from Bacteroidia bacterium contains the following coding sequences:
- a CDS encoding fibronectin type III domain-containing protein — protein sequence MVKSLMPLLWIICSYCTAQQWPVQCNLQLNHPHTSWLPDLYSDMNISLELTDSSEPSLDVFLYFKIEGNGFRIETDPLSIQEWITLQPFTVTAADPDFLAYSLDPDQMIFTGISPGEYEEIRHFPEGEYTLCIQVRSYVHPDKVAVSNTLCETDWFVLAEPPRTALPECAGDIAATPLPEIHFSWDIFHTFTPGIIQPVNYLFELWEVFPDNLDPEWLVNAGVPYYSANVSAPDFTYTSVHPPLQEGRLYCWRVTLRDFNGSSLFANNGKSNVCTFRYTTEISVPLLLRPEAIPLSPRKALVRWNEYSFMTGYLLHVKKEGAGNWFEFHSDSGSHRLVNLEPATVYIARVKGYSENGETAWSEEVRFTTPSPPVYSCNSGFIPTLFPPETPAKNITPGTFLKIGAFELETSHITPGQQSGYYSGTGKVTVFFGFRLNVSFQTVFVNEDLEIRSGEVRALSSGINAWAGQWDYEDTWFYPGDADSVFTSNGHVYIISENGDTTLLQADYEGGLLITDQNGDQWLVHPDGTVVPVEGGSFLPLQTAPLSAYELEILARAMMYLSSTITAQSADSIRALCETGRQQVYSGIGQQRAVLGTTVPEEGDVVFITSVPIHPENASLSTLNNQLKTCEEDYLVQKILLHLPGELVEASSLNLFGTYLSVLGKKYSDWLKEQSGSADELARRVAEDGIKPLVRKVVRKKMK from the coding sequence ATGGTAAAATCTTTAATGCCTCTCTTGTGGATTATCTGCAGCTACTGTACCGCACAGCAGTGGCCCGTGCAGTGCAACCTGCAATTAAATCATCCGCACACTTCCTGGCTCCCCGATCTGTACAGCGACATGAATATTTCCCTGGAACTAACGGACAGTTCCGAACCTTCGCTGGATGTATTTCTTTATTTCAAAATAGAAGGTAACGGGTTCCGGATAGAGACCGATCCACTCAGCATACAAGAATGGATCACATTGCAGCCGTTCACCGTTACGGCCGCAGATCCTGACTTTCTCGCATATTCCCTTGATCCTGACCAGATGATCTTCACGGGTATCAGCCCCGGAGAATATGAAGAGATACGGCACTTTCCTGAAGGCGAATATACCCTCTGCATTCAGGTACGCTCATACGTTCACCCTGATAAAGTAGCTGTAAGCAATACCCTATGCGAAACAGACTGGTTTGTTCTGGCAGAACCTCCGCGCACTGCATTACCGGAATGCGCCGGAGACATTGCAGCAACGCCACTTCCGGAAATTCATTTTTCCTGGGATATCTTTCACACCTTCACCCCGGGAATCATTCAACCGGTAAATTACCTGTTTGAGTTATGGGAAGTCTTTCCTGACAACCTGGATCCCGAATGGCTTGTAAATGCAGGGGTACCCTATTACTCGGCGAATGTGTCTGCTCCTGATTTCACTTACACTTCCGTGCATCCGCCACTACAGGAAGGCAGATTGTACTGCTGGCGAGTTACACTACGTGATTTTAATGGCTCTTCGCTCTTCGCGAACAACGGAAAAAGCAATGTGTGCACCTTCCGGTACACAACAGAAATTTCTGTTCCCCTTTTGTTACGCCCGGAAGCCATCCCGCTGTCGCCGAGAAAGGCGCTGGTTCGGTGGAATGAATACAGCTTTATGACCGGGTATTTGCTGCATGTAAAAAAAGAAGGAGCAGGTAACTGGTTTGAATTTCATTCTGACAGTGGTTCTCACCGCCTTGTAAACCTCGAGCCCGCCACCGTTTACATTGCAAGAGTAAAAGGCTATTCGGAGAATGGTGAAACAGCGTGGAGTGAGGAAGTGCGCTTTACAACACCTTCGCCTCCCGTCTATTCCTGTAACTCCGGTTTCATTCCCACCCTGTTTCCTCCCGAAACACCCGCAAAAAATATAACTCCCGGAACATTCCTTAAGATCGGTGCCTTCGAACTGGAAACGAGCCATATCACACCGGGTCAGCAGAGCGGATATTACTCGGGCACGGGAAAAGTAACCGTGTTCTTTGGTTTCCGTCTGAATGTTTCCTTTCAAACCGTATTTGTGAACGAAGACCTGGAGATTCGCTCCGGTGAAGTACGGGCACTATCCAGCGGAATCAATGCCTGGGCGGGTCAATGGGATTATGAGGATACCTGGTTTTACCCCGGAGACGCCGATTCGGTGTTTACATCCAACGGGCATGTATATATCATCTCGGAAAATGGTGATACCACTCTGCTGCAGGCTGATTATGAGGGCGGACTGCTGATCACGGATCAAAACGGAGATCAGTGGCTGGTGCATCCTGATGGTACGGTAGTTCCGGTAGAAGGCGGCTCGTTTCTTCCTCTTCAAACTGCTCCTCTGAGTGCGTACGAACTGGAGATACTGGCAAGAGCCATGATGTATCTCTCTTCTACTATTACAGCGCAATCGGCCGATAGCATTCGCGCACTTTGCGAAACAGGCCGTCAGCAAGTCTACTCAGGTATCGGACAGCAAAGAGCGGTGCTTGGCACTACCGTACCGGAGGAAGGAGATGTGGTATTTATTACCTCTGTTCCCATTCATCCGGAAAACGCTTCGCTCAGCACACTGAATAATCAGCTGAAAACATGCGAAGAAGATTACCTGGTACAGAAAATTCTCCTGCACTTGCCCGGTGAACTGGTGGAAGCCTCCTCCCTGAATTTGTTCGGGACCTATCTCTCCGTATTGGGAAAAAAGTACAGCGACTGGCTGAAGGAACAAAGCGGAAGCGCGGATGAATTAGCGCGGCGTGTGGCGGAGGACGGCATCAAGCCGCTGGTAAGAAAAGTAGTTCGCAAGAAAATGAAATGA
- a CDS encoding DUF2130 domain-containing protein, with the protein MENDQKINCPNCGTSIDVQAIISHRMEEDLRKKLNEEALQWRKNQEQKLREQLKAEDAERMESIRKELEEKSEQLRDLNKSKAEVEKLRREKLEMEDRLKLENERRLNEILTAEREKIRKTESERNELRLKEMQKKLDDQVRLTEEMKRRQEQGSMQLQGEAQELAIEEWLRAQFPLDTIEEIKKGVRGGDCVQIINTRAMQNCGTIYYESKRTKTFGGDWLDKFRQDIRDRKASIGVLVTEAMPSGMDRMGMKEGIWICSFEEFKGLCSVLRESVIQLHHALSTQENKGDKMQMLYSYLTSNTFRMQVEAIVEGFTQMKTDLDTEKRAMQKLWAQREKQIDKVLLNTSEMYGSVKGIAGNAIGNIPSLELPGSDEPEA; encoded by the coding sequence ATGGAAAATGATCAGAAGATAAATTGTCCTAATTGCGGAACTTCTATAGATGTTCAGGCCATTATTTCTCACCGGATGGAAGAGGATCTCAGGAAGAAATTGAATGAGGAAGCGCTGCAGTGGCGGAAAAATCAGGAACAAAAGTTACGGGAGCAGCTGAAAGCCGAGGATGCCGAACGTATGGAAAGCATCCGGAAGGAACTGGAGGAGAAATCGGAGCAGTTGCGGGACCTGAACAAGAGCAAGGCGGAGGTGGAGAAATTGCGCCGCGAGAAGCTGGAGATGGAAGACCGTTTGAAACTGGAGAACGAACGCCGCCTGAATGAGATACTCACCGCGGAGCGGGAGAAAATCCGTAAAACGGAATCGGAGAGAAATGAACTGCGCCTGAAAGAAATGCAAAAGAAACTGGATGATCAGGTACGGCTTACGGAAGAAATGAAACGCAGGCAGGAGCAGGGCAGCATGCAGCTGCAGGGTGAGGCGCAGGAGCTGGCGATTGAGGAATGGCTGAGGGCGCAGTTTCCGCTGGACACCATTGAAGAAATCAAAAAGGGGGTAAGAGGAGGCGATTGTGTGCAGATTATCAACACCCGGGCCATGCAGAATTGCGGTACGATCTACTATGAGAGTAAACGTACAAAAACCTTCGGGGGCGACTGGCTGGATAAATTCCGGCAGGATATCCGTGACCGTAAAGCCAGTATCGGTGTACTGGTAACGGAAGCCATGCCTTCCGGAATGGACCGCATGGGAATGAAAGAGGGTATCTGGATCTGCAGTTTTGAGGAGTTCAAGGGCTTATGCAGTGTTTTACGTGAGTCTGTTATACAGCTGCATCACGCACTGAGTACTCAGGAAAATAAGGGAGATAAAATGCAGATGCTGTATAGTTATCTCACGAGCAACACGTTTCGTATGCAGGTGGAAGCGATTGTGGAGGGTTTCACACAGATGAAGACGGATCTGGATACTGAAAAGCGAGCCATGCAAAAGCTCTGGGCCCAGCGTGAAAAACAGATTGACAAAGTGTTGCTGAATACCTCTGAGATGTATGGTTCCGTAAAGGGAATTGCCGGTAACGCGATCGGAAATATCCCGTCATTGGAATTGCCGGGTTCCGATGAACCCGAAGCTTAA
- a CDS encoding T9SS type A sorting domain-containing protein, with protein MKNGIFACLLAAAVLFSFLRTGLHIEKEYSPRPPQIPSDWFIDQRIYPYGNVDDNAYHAAIQQALTLRQTARLNPETQAAIWQFAGPVNVGGRLTDVEMHPSSQQIIYIGAASGGVFKSTDQGITWIPLFDNQPSLSIGDIAIAPSDPNTIYVGTGECNNGRGSVTYDGQGVFKSTDAGATWTSVGLQNTKTTGRIAIHPTNANIVFAATMGDLFGNGPNRGLYRTTDGGLTWSNVLFVNDSTGAVEVLFDPSNPNTLYATTWTRIRRPTYVNYGGAGSNIYKSVDGGTTWTMLTNGLPANNAQMGRIGIDIAAGSPQTLYAVYAGYLGAFSGMYKTTNGGASWAPVTGNNFLLSNMTSSAFYWYGRVKVDPTNANNVYICDLSLWKSTNGGGSWNDIGSSFHVDQHSTYVHPNNSNLVLQGHDGGINISTNGGSSWTNFQNIPVSQFYTCEIDYQNPTNLYGGMQDNGTAYTPTGNLNDWQTVYWGDGFYVLVDPNNPANQIYEYQYGNLSTGMSGIDMNERSNWMTPIVYNPQNTTIVFHGRQKVYKSTNSGYNWTAISPDLTAGPQTGNQNFHTITTLSCSGVNPNIIYAGCDDGNAWVTLNGGTNWTPINSGLPVRWITRFTADPSVQNRVFCTVSGFRWHEYTPHILMSNTNGSSWTDISSNLPQAPVNDVIVDPSNNNILYVATDLGVYYSTNLGGSWQAAGSGMPIVPVNDLVLHGPTRKLVAGTYGRSQWTLDLNQLVNVDEEVTQTLITAYPNPTTDFLQIQTDQSAAYELRVYDGKGRLMISDSFKGNTYTLHRGTLANGIYLAEIRTGNRTQTLRLVFH; from the coding sequence ATGAAAAACGGAATATTTGCCTGTCTGCTCGCTGCCGCCGTGCTCTTTTCATTTCTTCGCACCGGTCTGCATATCGAAAAAGAATATTCACCCCGTCCTCCTCAGATTCCCTCCGACTGGTTCATTGACCAGCGGATATATCCTTACGGAAATGTGGACGACAATGCCTATCATGCCGCTATTCAGCAAGCCCTGACGCTCCGGCAAACAGCCAGGCTGAATCCTGAAACCCAGGCCGCAATATGGCAGTTCGCAGGCCCGGTGAACGTAGGTGGCCGGCTCACGGATGTGGAAATGCATCCTTCATCGCAGCAGATTATCTACATAGGTGCCGCCAGCGGCGGAGTGTTCAAGAGCACAGATCAGGGCATTACATGGATCCCTCTTTTTGATAATCAGCCTTCTCTTTCCATCGGGGATATCGCCATCGCGCCCTCCGATCCTAATACGATTTATGTAGGAACCGGCGAATGCAATAACGGAAGAGGATCCGTAACCTACGACGGGCAAGGCGTTTTTAAATCTACAGATGCCGGCGCCACCTGGACCAGCGTGGGATTGCAGAATACAAAAACCACCGGACGTATAGCCATCCATCCGACCAATGCGAATATTGTTTTCGCTGCAACCATGGGAGACCTGTTCGGTAATGGTCCGAACCGCGGACTATACAGGACCACCGATGGGGGACTAACCTGGAGTAACGTACTCTTCGTGAATGACTCCACCGGGGCGGTGGAAGTACTTTTTGATCCGTCCAATCCGAATACCCTCTACGCAACCACGTGGACGCGGATACGCCGGCCTACTTATGTAAATTATGGCGGAGCAGGTTCCAATATTTATAAATCCGTAGACGGGGGAACTACCTGGACCATGCTCACCAACGGGCTTCCTGCCAACAATGCCCAAATGGGCAGGATCGGGATAGATATTGCAGCCGGCTCTCCTCAGACACTGTATGCGGTGTACGCCGGATACCTGGGCGCATTTTCCGGAATGTATAAGACCACCAATGGCGGAGCCAGCTGGGCACCTGTAACGGGAAATAATTTCCTGCTCTCCAATATGACCAGTTCCGCATTCTACTGGTACGGAAGAGTTAAAGTGGATCCCACCAATGCCAACAATGTGTATATCTGCGACCTTTCTCTCTGGAAATCTACCAATGGAGGAGGATCCTGGAACGATATCGGATCTTCCTTTCATGTTGATCAGCACAGTACCTATGTACATCCGAATAATTCCAACCTGGTGCTTCAGGGACACGACGGAGGAATAAACATTTCCACCAATGGAGGATCCAGCTGGACCAATTTCCAGAATATTCCCGTATCACAGTTTTATACCTGTGAAATTGACTATCAGAATCCAACCAACTTATATGGAGGTATGCAGGACAATGGTACCGCCTATACTCCCACCGGGAACCTGAACGACTGGCAAACGGTGTATTGGGGAGACGGATTCTACGTTCTGGTAGATCCTAACAACCCCGCAAACCAGATCTACGAATACCAGTATGGAAATTTAAGTACCGGCATGTCGGGGATAGATATGAACGAGAGATCCAACTGGATGACACCGATCGTTTATAATCCTCAGAACACAACTATTGTTTTTCACGGAAGGCAGAAAGTATATAAATCCACCAATAGCGGATATAACTGGACAGCGATATCACCGGACCTTACCGCCGGCCCGCAAACCGGGAATCAGAATTTTCACACCATCACCACCCTCTCCTGTTCCGGGGTTAACCCGAATATAATTTATGCAGGTTGTGACGATGGAAACGCCTGGGTGACTCTGAACGGAGGAACAAACTGGACACCGATCAACAGTGGATTGCCGGTACGTTGGATCACCCGTTTTACGGCAGACCCTAGCGTACAAAACAGAGTATTCTGCACGGTATCCGGATTCCGCTGGCACGAATACACCCCACATATACTCATGAGCAATACCAACGGAAGCAGCTGGACGGATATCAGCAGCAACCTGCCTCAGGCTCCGGTGAATGATGTGATCGTAGATCCTTCAAATAACAATATTTTGTATGTTGCCACCGACCTGGGCGTATATTACAGCACCAATTTAGGAGGCAGCTGGCAGGCGGCCGGTTCCGGCATGCCCATTGTACCTGTGAACGATCTCGTTTTGCATGGTCCAACGCGCAAACTGGTAGCAGGAACATACGGGCGCAGCCAATGGACCCTGGATCTGAATCAGCTGGTGAACGTGGATGAAGAAGTTACACAGACCCTTATTACAGCCTATCCCAATCCCACCACCGACTTCCTGCAAATTCAAACAGACCAGAGCGCCGCCTATGAACTGCGGGTATACGATGGGAAAGGAAGGCTCATGATCAGCGATTCATTCAAAGGCAATACCTATACCTTGCACCGGGGTACACTGGCAAACGGGATTTACCTGGCAGAGATCAGAACCGGAAACAGGACACAGACGCTCAGGCTGGTATTCCATTAA
- the queA gene encoding tRNA preQ1(34) S-adenosylmethionine ribosyltransferase-isomerase QueA: protein MKLSQFKFNLPKDLLAEYPAKNRDESKLMVVHRKTGKFEHKKFRDIINYFNDGDMMIVNNTKVFPARMYGNKEKTGAKIEVFLLRELNRESRLWDVLVDPARKIRIGNKLYFGEDDMLVAEVIDNTTSRGRTLRFLFDGPYEEFKKTIEFLGQTPLPKYIKRKPEPMDAERYQTVYARVEGAVAAPTAGLHFSKQLLKKLEIKGIRFPEITLHVGLGTFRPVEVEDLTKHKMDSEEAEVTQATANVINEAIDSKRRVCAIGTTTMRAIETSVSTDGHSKPFKGWTNKFIFPPYEFSIANCMVTNFHTPESTLLMQVCAFGGYDLIMKAYKEAIREKYRFFTYGDAMLIL from the coding sequence ATGAAACTCTCCCAATTCAAATTCAACCTGCCGAAAGATCTTCTGGCAGAGTATCCCGCGAAGAACCGTGATGAATCGAAACTGATGGTGGTGCATCGCAAGACCGGCAAGTTCGAGCACAAGAAATTCCGCGACATCATCAACTACTTCAACGACGGGGACATGATGATCGTGAACAACACGAAGGTATTTCCGGCCCGGATGTATGGAAACAAGGAAAAGACCGGGGCGAAGATTGAAGTATTTCTTCTTCGGGAGCTGAACCGCGAAAGCAGGTTATGGGATGTGCTGGTAGATCCGGCGCGCAAGATCCGGATCGGGAACAAGCTCTATTTCGGTGAAGACGACATGCTGGTAGCGGAAGTGATAGACAACACCACCTCCCGCGGTCGGACGCTGCGTTTTCTATTTGACGGGCCGTACGAGGAGTTCAAAAAGACCATTGAATTTCTGGGACAAACCCCGCTTCCAAAATACATTAAGCGGAAGCCGGAGCCCATGGATGCGGAGCGCTACCAGACGGTATATGCCAGAGTAGAAGGAGCAGTAGCTGCGCCCACGGCGGGGCTTCACTTCTCGAAGCAGCTTTTAAAGAAGCTCGAGATCAAGGGCATTAGATTTCCGGAGATCACATTACATGTAGGACTGGGGACCTTCCGTCCGGTAGAAGTGGAAGATCTTACAAAGCACAAGATGGATTCCGAGGAGGCAGAAGTGACGCAAGCCACTGCCAATGTGATTAACGAAGCCATAGATTCTAAGAGGAGAGTGTGTGCTATCGGGACCACCACCATGCGTGCCATTGAAACATCCGTATCCACCGATGGACATTCGAAGCCTTTCAAGGGCTGGACGAACAAGTTCATTTTCCCTCCTTACGAGTTCAGTATTGCCAATTGCATGGTAACCAATTTTCACACACCGGAGAGCACCCTGCTTATGCAGGTATGCGCATTCGGCGGTTACGATCTCATTATGAAAGCCTACAAAGAGGCGATCCGGGAAAAGTATCGGTTCTTCACCTACGGAGACGCGATGCTCATTCTGTAA
- a CDS encoding 2-C-methyl-D-erythritol 4-phosphate cytidylyltransferase, which produces MKYYAIIVAGGLGNRMNNPVPKQFLKLNGRPVIMHTITRFHECELKPEIIVVLHKDHHVVWKQLCEEFHFEIPHRLTSGGDTRFLSVRSGLRQTEGEGIVAIHDAARPLVHSKTILHAYKAAEMYGNAVPAIPLSDSIRKVDPSASVAVDRTKYCVVQTPQVFHSELLRRAYAREFKITFTDDASVVESLGETIHLIDGTPDNIKITTPMDLAAAEALLAYQPFERGK; this is translated from the coding sequence ATGAAGTATTACGCCATCATCGTTGCAGGAGGTTTGGGCAACAGGATGAACAATCCGGTTCCGAAACAATTTCTCAAGCTGAATGGCCGTCCGGTGATCATGCACACGATCACGCGTTTCCATGAATGTGAATTAAAGCCGGAGATCATCGTTGTGCTTCACAAGGATCATCACGTTGTCTGGAAGCAACTATGCGAGGAATTTCATTTTGAAATTCCGCATCGTCTTACTTCCGGTGGCGACACCCGGTTTCTGTCGGTGCGCAGCGGGCTCCGGCAAACGGAGGGTGAAGGGATTGTAGCGATACATGACGCCGCTCGGCCGCTGGTTCATTCCAAGACTATACTTCACGCGTATAAAGCAGCGGAGATGTACGGGAACGCCGTACCGGCCATACCGCTGAGTGATTCCATCCGGAAGGTAGATCCGAGTGCCAGTGTGGCGGTAGACCGTACGAAGTACTGCGTAGTACAAACGCCGCAGGTTTTCCATTCTGAACTTCTGCGCAGAGCCTACGCAAGAGAATTCAAAATTACTTTCACAGACGATGCCAGTGTAGTAGAATCACTGGGTGAAACCATCCACCTTATAGACGGAACCCCTGACAACATCAAGATCACAACACCAATGGATTTGGCGGCAGCAGAAGCCTTATTAGCTTATCAGCCATTTGAGCGGGGGAAGTAG
- a CDS encoding RHS repeat-associated core domain-containing protein, whose product MNSSFRHTAGTTILKEQTASVGRGSYYAFGSLMPGRSYNSNTARYLFNGKESDGEVYGSDGTSYDYGFRIYNPRLGRFLSVDPLTKKYPHLTPYQFASNRPIDGVDLDGLEWSKSTNLATGETTYTIKLKVVNSSSLTKEQIAEHVSNIHAYLKYDVEHAGANSTVNIEYEIIDVQDVDWENDFIMEFRDRVLDDGEEHDGWTQKFGDTQSNWMQISVGGDRDAEFIANTGAHELGHTAGLPHETGGHDRKIDLWKSQRLIRQKMLDQYREHGKKNLMISAGGENGLFKEQVKEFNKFIPWFKKGASYKPDKGEKEANSTRSQNDSRNDK is encoded by the coding sequence ATGAATTCGTCTTTCCGGCATACTGCCGGCACAACAATATTAAAGGAGCAGACTGCCTCCGTCGGCCGCGGAAGCTATTATGCGTTTGGAAGCCTGATGCCAGGACGTTCATACAACTCAAACACAGCGAGATATCTGTTTAACGGAAAAGAAAGTGATGGAGAAGTATATGGCTCCGATGGAACGAGCTACGATTATGGGTTCAGGATTTATAACCCCAGGCTGGGAAGGTTTTTGAGTGTGGACCCGCTGACTAAAAAATACCCACATTTAACCCCATACCAATTTGCGAGCAATAGACCCATTGATGGCGTAGACCTTGATGGCTTAGAATGGAGTAAATCCACGAATTTAGCCACTGGGGAAACGACCTATACAATTAAACTGAAGGTCGTTAATAGTTCCTCTTTAACTAAGGAGCAGATTGCCGAACATGTTTCTAACATCCACGCATATCTCAAGTATGACGTTGAACATGCAGGGGCTAATTCAACAGTTAATATCGAATATGAAATTATAGATGTTCAAGATGTTGATTGGGAAAATGATTTTATTATGGAATTTAGGGATAGAGTTCTTGACGATGGCGAAGAGCATGATGGCTGGACACAGAAGTTTGGTGACACACAATCAAATTGGATGCAAATTTCTGTTGGTGGAGATAGAGATGCTGAGTTTATAGCAAATACTGGCGCTCATGAACTTGGGCATACCGCAGGATTGCCGCATGAAACGGGAGGGCATGACCGAAAAATTGATTTATGGAAGAGTCAGCGCCTCATCAGGCAAAAAATGCTTGACCAGTATAGGGAGCATGGGAAAAAGAACTTGATGATTTCAGCAGGTGGAGAGAATGGTTTATTCAAGGAGCAGGTCAAAGAATTCAATAAGTTTATACCATGGTTTAAAAAAGGAGCTTCATATAAGCCTGATAAAGGTGAAAAGGAAGCTAATTCAACAAGGTCACAAAATGATTCGAGGAATGATAAATAA
- a CDS encoding tyrosine-type recombinase/integrase, giving the protein MTSFPSRCRERELVKESKPAEYVYMHVSYVKEMLVFVEESTVTDVCKVDQTLMDTYLNYLQTQRRKQRGEGLLDEQTIARHKGAIRQFFKYLVLEGYKVFPIRIYHKRKKAIGLPTVLTHEEIRQLYSVCDDSAIGHRDRCSLAIFYGCGMRKSEGLRLLVSDIDFSRSRIHVRKAKNNRERYVMMSPTVQVHVEEYVYNYRDLYLPEGSTYDELFISERGLPVKPETAAKRMEALWQRVKDRYGSDKRVGIHTLRHTLGTQLYMVGMSIEMIALMLGHVTLEATQRYIHIANHLKK; this is encoded by the coding sequence ATGACCTCTTTTCCTTCTCGGTGCAGGGAGCGTGAGCTGGTAAAAGAAAGCAAACCAGCCGAGTATGTGTATATGCACGTAAGCTATGTAAAGGAAATGCTTGTGTTCGTTGAAGAGAGCACTGTAACGGATGTATGCAAAGTTGACCAGACATTGATGGACACCTATTTGAATTATCTGCAAACGCAAAGAAGAAAGCAACGGGGCGAAGGATTGCTTGATGAACAAACCATTGCCCGTCACAAGGGAGCCATCCGACAGTTTTTTAAATATCTGGTCCTGGAAGGATATAAGGTTTTTCCGATTCGGATTTATCACAAAAGAAAAAAGGCAATAGGACTGCCAACTGTGCTCACCCATGAAGAAATCCGACAACTTTACTCGGTGTGTGATGATTCCGCCATTGGACACCGTGACCGCTGTTCACTGGCCATTTTTTATGGATGCGGAATGCGAAAAAGCGAAGGACTGCGTTTGCTGGTTTCTGATATTGATTTTTCAAGGAGCAGAATCCACGTGCGCAAAGCAAAAAATAACCGAGAGAGGTACGTGATGATGTCACCCACCGTACAAGTCCATGTAGAAGAATACGTGTACAATTACCGTGACCTATACCTGCCAGAGGGTTCCACTTACGATGAACTTTTTATTTCTGAGCGTGGGCTACCTGTAAAGCCTGAGACAGCAGCCAAGCGCATGGAAGCTCTTTGGCAACGGGTGAAGGACCGATACGGAAGTGATAAGCGAGTGGGCATTCACACTCTTAGGCATACTTTGGGCACACAGTTATATATGGTAGGCATGAGCATTGAAATGATTGCACTCATGCTGGGTCACGTCACTCTGGAAGCCACACAGCGATACATTCATATAGCCAATCACTTAAAAAAATAA
- a CDS encoding site-specific integrase, whose amino-acid sequence MKIYQSIKPRTPVEHRNRCMLGFVVFQGFMRSELTELRESDIDYERSEVFIQGQSRTNSRRLKLEFIQMQHLYDYQHKYRADFLGRGMSTNTDRFFLSRGKGEDLNNSVTRLLRKLRWEFPQVQDLRHLRGSVITKWQDEEGLMEAMVKAGHRYVSSTERYRTTRYEELQDQLKSLHPLEKMQF is encoded by the coding sequence TTGAAAATATACCAGTCGATAAAGCCTCGCACTCCAGTGGAGCACCGCAACCGCTGTATGCTTGGCTTTGTGGTATTCCAGGGATTCATGCGCTCGGAACTCACCGAACTTCGAGAAAGCGATATTGATTACGAACGCTCAGAAGTGTTTATTCAAGGACAGAGCAGGACCAACTCACGAAGACTCAAACTTGAGTTTATTCAGATGCAACACCTGTATGATTACCAACACAAGTACCGAGCTGATTTTCTGGGAAGAGGCATGAGCACAAATACGGACCGATTCTTTTTGTCCAGGGGAAAAGGCGAAGATCTGAACAATTCCGTTACCAGGTTGCTTAGAAAGCTGAGGTGGGAATTTCCCCAGGTGCAGGACCTGCGTCACCTGCGTGGAAGCGTTATTACTAAGTGGCAGGACGAAGAAGGTTTGATGGAAGCCATGGTGAAGGCAGGGCACCGCTATGTATCCAGCACCGAGCGGTACCGCACCACCCGTTACGAGGAGCTTCAGGACCAGTTGAAGAGTTTGCATCCGCTGGAGAAGATGCAGTTTTAA